The Streptomyces lienomycini sequence TGCTCGGCGGACCCCGGACGGGAACGCAGCCGATCGCGGAGGTGTCCTCATGAGCGTGACCGCCACCGCCACCGCGGTACGCAGCGGACTGACGGCGGGCCGGATCGAGACCCGCCAGTCGCTCGCCAACGCCCAGGACGTCGTCGGCATGCTGTTCATCCCGGTCGTCCTGCTGGTCGTCGCCCTCCTCAGGCGCGGTTCGGACATCGGCGGCACGGGCTTCTCGCTCGGCTCGACCACCCTCGCCGGACTGCTGGGGATGATCCTCGCCTTCAACGGGTTCCAGGCCGTGGCCTTCAACCTGCTGATGGAACGCGAGGACGGCACCCTCCTGCGGGCCAAGGCCGCTCCGAACGGCATGATCGCCTATCTGATCAGCAAGATCGTCCACTCGGCCGCGACGACCCTGATCACGACCGCCCTGCTGCTGGTGCCCGGCGTGCTGCTGTTCGACGGGGTGAGCCTGGACAGCTTCGGCTCCTGGTTCACGCTGGTCTGGGTCCTCGCGCTCGGGATGCTCGCCACGATGCCGATCGGCGCCGTCCTGGGATCCGTGCTCACCAGCCCCCGCAACATCAGCGTGGTCATGTTCCCCCTTCTCGCCCTCTTCGGGATCTCGGGCATCTTCTTCCCGATGACCGAGGCACCGGAATGGCTCCAATGGATCGCGCAGGTCTTCCCCGTCTACTGGCTGGGACTCGGCATGCGCGCCGCATTGCTGCCGGACGCGTTCGCCGCGGTGGAGATCGGCGATTCCTGGCGGTACGTCGAGACGTTCTGCGTACTGGGCGCATGGACGGCCATCGGATTTCTGCTGGCCCCCGTGGTGCTACGTCGAATGGCCCGCAAAGAATCCGGATCCGCTGTCGCGGAACGCCGTAAAGCGTCCATGCAGTAAAGATCGCCGCGGGGCCGCTGTGGAATTCATCGGCCCGCACGAGGTCGGACCGCCGGGAAGCCGTACGGTAAGGTCATCGCCGTTCGGTTCCGTACAAGTCAAGGGGATGTGGTGATGGTTTTCGCCGGGCAGGGAGATTTCCGTCGTTCCTTGGCCCTGTTGTGGCGCACCCCCGGCGCCGCCGCCCCTCGCACCGGCCCGGGCCCACGGCCCGGACTGACCGTGGACGGGATCGTCGACGCCGGCATCGCCGTCGCCGACGCCTCCGGGATCTCCGCCGTCTCCATGCGCGAGGTCGGCAGGCGTGTGGGGCGCACCGGAATGGCCCTCTACACGTATGTGCCCAGCAAGGACGAACTGGTCGACCTCATGTACGACCGGTCCCTCGCCGAACTCCCCACCGACTACGACCTCGGAGCCGGCTGGCGGTCCGCCCTGGCGGCCTGGATGCACGACTACTGGGCGTTCTGTCTGCGCCACCCCTGGACCCTCCAGGTCTCGCAGGCACGCCCGGTCCTCGGCCCGAACGAGAACACCATGCTGGAGACGGTGCTGCGCATCCTCTTCACCACAGGGCTGAGCGCCGGCGTGCTGCGGCGGGTCGTCGGCACCCTGATCAACTACATCCGCGGCGCCGCCCAGACGGTCGTCGACTCCCGGCAGGCGGCCGCCGCGACCGGGGTGACCGACGAGGACTGGTGGTCGGCGCGTTCCGCCGCCTTCACCGAGATCGTGCCCGACTTCGCCGAGCGCTTCCCCATGGTGGTCCGCCTGTCCGCGGAGTCGGAGGCGGGGGCGCCGGCCGACCCGGACCAGCCCTACCTGGAGCGGGAGGCCACGGAAGCGTTCGACGCCGGCCTGGCAGTCCTGCTGGACGGGGTCGAGGCCACCGTCCGGCAGCACGGGCTGCCCGGAGCACCGGTGGCCGAGGGGGCCTGACGCGAGGCCGGACGGGCACCGCGGACCGTTTGCCGCGGTGCCCGTCCGGCCTCGTTCGCCGTCCGTCAGTTCGGGCTCTTCGCCATGGCGGCCTCGGCGCGGATCCGGCTCGTGTGGTACCACGGGTTGCCGGCGGCCTCGGAGATCAGATCGCGCGACCTGGTGTCGTACATCCTGCCCAGGTGCAGCGCGGTGTGCTGGACGAACTCCAGCGCCGTGAAGTACTTGCGCATGAACGTCGGCTGGTCGAGGGCGATCTCGGTCACCGACACGTTCCGGTTCTGCGGGATGTCCTGCCTCAGGAGCCGGACGAGGTTGTCCATCTTCTGCCGCGTGTACGCGTCGTCCTCGCTGTCGCGGAACAGCAGGACGCTGTGCCTGCGCTCCGGATCGGACAGGGTCGCGACCTCGCTGTGGCAGAACTCGTGGAAGAAGTTCCGGGTCGCCGGCACCATCGCCATCTCGTTGAAGTGCATCTTGGCGAGCTTGAGAAGGCTCATGTACCACTTCGGCGACGACAGCATGATGATGTTGGCGTCCTTGGAGTTCCGCGCGGTGGTCCGCGCCGCCTCCTCCAGCGCCGGGGTGAAGTCCGTGCCCAGGTCGGCTGCGAGAGCCGCGACCTCCGCACGGTGATCGTCCTTGATCAGCCCCAGCCGCGGGAACATGTCCAGCAGGATCGCGAAGTACTGGCCGACGTGGAAGAGCGGGTACTCCCGGTCCGGCTCGCTCAGCTCCCAACGCGCCACCGACACCCCCGCCTCCCGGCCCAGCTCGCCGAGGCGGCCGCCGGAGGTCAGCAGCAGCGTGCGGTGGTAGCGCCCCGCCAGCGCGTGGAAGACCCGCACCGGCTCCTCGGAGTGCCCGCTGTAGGAGCTGATGACGAACAGGGTCCCCTCGTCGTCGACCACCGACTGGGGGACGAGGTAGGGGAAGTCGTAGTCGTTGAAGACCAGCACCTCCACGCCCGCGCCCACCGCGTTGAGGAACGTCCCGATGACATCGGAGACGATCGCGGAGCAGCCCATCCCGGAGAAGACGATGCGATGGAACTGACCACTCTCGATGCGCTTCCTGAGATCGGGAGTGATCTCGGCGACCGAGTACTCACCGGATTTCAGGAAGTCCGAGCGATACCTGATCTTGAGGAAATCGGCATACCGGTCGAGGCGTGCGAACATTCAGGGCTCTTCTCTCTCGAACAGGACGATGACTGCTACCACATGAACTGGCCGCCGTCGACGATGAGTTTCTGGCCCGTGACGTAACGGGCCCCCTCGCCCACCAGGAACTCCAGGGCGTCCGCCATCTCCTCCGGCGTACCGATCCGCCGCT is a genomic window containing:
- a CDS encoding SIS domain-containing protein; protein product: MFARLDRYADFLKIRYRSDFLKSGEYSVAEITPDLRKRIESGQFHRIVFSGMGCSAIVSDVIGTFLNAVGAGVEVLVFNDYDFPYLVPQSVVDDEGTLFVISSYSGHSEEPVRVFHALAGRYHRTLLLTSGGRLGELGREAGVSVARWELSEPDREYPLFHVGQYFAILLDMFPRLGLIKDDHRAEVAALAADLGTDFTPALEEAARTTARNSKDANIIMLSSPKWYMSLLKLAKMHFNEMAMVPATRNFFHEFCHSEVATLSDPERRHSVLLFRDSEDDAYTRQKMDNLVRLLRQDIPQNRNVSVTEIALDQPTFMRKYFTALEFVQHTALHLGRMYDTRSRDLISEAAGNPWYHTSRIRAEAAMAKSPN
- a CDS encoding ABC transporter permease, coding for MSVTATATAVRSGLTAGRIETRQSLANAQDVVGMLFIPVVLLVVALLRRGSDIGGTGFSLGSTTLAGLLGMILAFNGFQAVAFNLLMEREDGTLLRAKAAPNGMIAYLISKIVHSAATTLITTALLLVPGVLLFDGVSLDSFGSWFTLVWVLALGMLATMPIGAVLGSVLTSPRNISVVMFPLLALFGISGIFFPMTEAPEWLQWIAQVFPVYWLGLGMRAALLPDAFAAVEIGDSWRYVETFCVLGAWTAIGFLLAPVVLRRMARKESGSAVAERRKASMQ
- a CDS encoding TetR/AcrR family transcriptional regulator, which encodes MMVFAGQGDFRRSLALLWRTPGAAAPRTGPGPRPGLTVDGIVDAGIAVADASGISAVSMREVGRRVGRTGMALYTYVPSKDELVDLMYDRSLAELPTDYDLGAGWRSALAAWMHDYWAFCLRHPWTLQVSQARPVLGPNENTMLETVLRILFTTGLSAGVLRRVVGTLINYIRGAAQTVVDSRQAAAATGVTDEDWWSARSAAFTEIVPDFAERFPMVVRLSAESEAGAPADPDQPYLEREATEAFDAGLAVLLDGVEATVRQHGLPGAPVAEGA